The DNA sequence CTATTATGCAAAATAGCGGAAGTTAGAGATTAAACGGTAAAGCCGACATGGTTAGCCAGAAAAGACCCCGTTGAGAAAGCAGCCACGTGAATCCTTCACGAATTTCCGAGAACCCATTTTTTTTATCCTCTCTCTTCTGAGAATTGTGTTTGACAGTGCCTTTACTGGAGACTAGGAGCATGAGGGAAAAGAGGAAAGCGATCAAAAAACCAATAGAACCGTAAGACAATGCAATAGAAGCCCCAACAAGAAGGATTAGAGTTCCACCTAAGGCATTGGAAACTGCAGAGAATAAACTCGTTCCTGTTCTAATGATACCATTTGCACTCGCCAACCTGTCGTTTCCGACCAAATCCGGAAGCACAGAGTAGCTCGTCGACCTATAGAGCTCAGAGGCACCGTTCCAAGAAAATAACAAAACGATTACTGCGATTAAGCTGAACCCATAAAATTCTGAAAAAAGGACCAGAATTGTTACGCTCAGAACCCTGACTGCATTTGATAATACCAGCAACTTAATGCGATTGTACCTGTCAACCCATACACCTGCCGGGAGTGATAAAATGACGGCGCTCAGAGTTTCAGTTACTCCAACTATTGCGACGTCTATTGATGACGCAGTAACTGAAAAAACGTAAAAGACTATTACCAAGCCAAGAACAGAGGTGGCGGATCTTGAACTTAAGTTCATTCCAAAGTAATTTCTAAAATTCCTATTTTTGAATACACCTTCTGCGTTACTACTCACTTGAAAAGCATTACCTTTACAACATATAAAATTCTTATTTAATGGTGCTTTTTTGAAATGCTCAAGGACCGGATAGCCTTAAAGGTTAATATTTCAGCAGTGTTATTGCAGGATCGCTGTTTATGAGCGGAGGCTTTTTATCTCACTTCTGGACGGACAAAAATAATTAATATACCTCCCCTGCCCCATCGCCACTTTTCTTTTCAACCCGTTTCTCCCTCTTTATGGTTTTACTATCCCCATTCACTTCCATGGTGTGTCCATTTTCCTCTCTTATCCACTTTTGCGGGATTAACCGGTATGGGCATTCCATGCTTGCGAATATACCCATTTTGAATTGATGGAGAAATCCAGGGGAGTTTCATTCCTGATCACTGATAAGCCTAATTTTT is a window from the Thermoplasmatales archaeon genome containing:
- a CDS encoding enterobactin exporter EntS, with the protein product MSSNAEGVFKNRNFRNYFGMNLSSRSATSVLGLVIVFYVFSVTASSIDVAIVGVTETLSAVILSLPAGVWVDRYNRIKLLVLSNAVRVLSVTILVLFSEFYGFSLIAVIVLLFSWNGASELYRSTSYSVLPDLVGNDRLASANGIIRTGTSLFSAVSNALGGTLILLVGASIALSYGSIGFLIAFLFSLMLLVSSKGTVKHNSQKREDKKNGFSEIREGFTWLLSQRGLFWLTMSALPFNL